Part of the Salinigranum rubrum genome is shown below.
CGCACTGCCGGCGTCGACGAACCGACGCCGGGCGGCGGTGGTCGTCCGAGTCATACGCGTCTCTACGTTCGCTGACGACATCGCCTCGACTGGTCGTTCCCGCCGGGTGAGAAGTCGAGCGTCGGGGAGTCGACGAAGCCGACGAGAGTCGAACGCAGAGAACGGGCCGCTCTACGGCGTGATGACGAGCTTTCCGAGGAACGACTCCTCCATGACGTCGCGCTGTGCGTCGGCGGCCTCGTCGAGGTCGTAGGTCCGCGCGACGTCGATTTCGAGGTCGCCCTCGCCCATGAGGTAGGCGACGCGTTCGAGGGGGTCGGCCAGCCGCGGCGTGTTGAACATGCTCATGAACTGGTAGGAGACGTCCTTGCTGCGGGCGACGCCGTCGTTCGAGAAGCCGACCTCGGGGTCGTTCTCGCCGATGCCGACCACCCTGGCTCCCGTCGCCGCCACCTCGGCGTCGAACTGGAGGTAGTCGTCGAGGCGGTGGTCGAGGACGACGTCGACGCCGCCGGTCTCCTCGCGCACGAGGTCCGCGAGATCCTCGCTCGAGTAGTCGAAGACGGCGTCGGCTCCCAGTGCTTCGAGACGAGCGTGGTACTCGGGTGCGGCCGTCGCGAGGACGTGTGCGCCGGTCGCCGCAGCGAGTTGGACGGCCGCGTGGCCGACGCCACCCGAGCCCCCGTGGACGAGAACCGATTCTGCCGGCTGGAGCCCCGCGTGGTCGACGAGCGCCCGCCAGGCGGTGACGGCGGCGACGCCCGCGCCGCCGGCGGCGACGGGGTCGACGTTCTCCGGAAGGTGTGCGAGGCGGTCCTCGGGGACGGCCGCGTACTCGGCGTACGCGCCGAAGTGGTTCATGCTCAGCCCGGTCCCGACGACGGGGTCACCCTCCTCGTAGTCGTCGACGTACTCCGAGGCCGCGACCACCTCGCCGGCGACGTCGACGCCGGGGATCATCGGAAGCTGGAACGGCTCGTACGAGCCCTCGCGGAAGTAGGTGTCGACGGGGTTGACGCCCGCGCCGGCCACCCTGACGACGACGTCGTGACCGGTCGCCTCCGGCCGGTCGACCTCGTCTACTCGGAGTACCGATTCGTCGCCGTACTCGTGGAAGCGGACAGCCTGCATGGTCTGTGTTCACGTGAGGGACGGCGATAAAACCGCGAGAAGCGGAAATGAATCGGGGAGGGGTGAGTCGGACGAGTTTCGGTTCGAGGTATCGACACCGGGGCGTCGAGTGCCTGGTGGAGCACACGAACTTGCCGACTGCGACAGTGTGCCGAACGTAACGTGGACGGTGACGGTCACGAGGACCGCGCGGGGCACGGGCGCGGTGAGTCTTTTATCGGTATCCCGAGGACAGCTGTTCGCCCACTCTCGGTATCGAACGACACACACCGCACACCACCCGGCTCACTCCTCTTCGAGCAACTCGTCGTCGAGCGGGTGCGTGTTGGGGTTCTCCACGCGCCGGGAGATGTCGAGGAAGTAGTGTTTGAGCACGTCGCGGCCGATGAGGAGCGGATGAGACATGTGGCTCCGGTCGACGATGTTGGCGGCGACGGTGTGCTGGGTACCGCCGATGCCGACGACCAGGTCGACGACCGGCCGCGACTGGCTCTTCTGTGCGCTCCCGCTTCGGACGGTCGAGACGGTGTGGATGGGGCCGGCGCCGATTTCGGCGGCGAGCGTGAGGTCGATGCTCGTCCGCGCGGCCCCCGAATCGGCCTTGCCGACGACCGTCTCGTTTCCGGCGGTCCCGGAGACGACGACGCGTTCGGTCAGCCCGATGATGGGCGGTTCCTCGAACGTCGTCGGGTCCGGCCGGGGCATGCAGGTCGGCGGGGAATCGTCGAGCGTCGCGGTGAGGTCCTCGACGCGCTCTGGGTCGACGTCGACGCCGAGTCGCCGGAGCGCGAGCGCGGCGATGTGCGGAGCGGGACTGACGCCGGTGGCGCGGTAGAGGCCGCGAAAGCCCGCCGTCGGGTTCACTTCGAGGACGACCCACCCGTCGTCGCCCTCGATGAGGTCGACGCCGGCGTAGTCGAGTCCGACCACCGACGCCGCCTCGCAGGCCATCTCCAGCGCCTCGCGCGGGAGCGACGCCGTCGCGTCCTCGACTTCCCCGCCGAGGTGGACGTTCGTCCGCCAGTCCTCGCCGGCGGCGTAGCGGTACATCGCGGCGACGACCCGGTCGCCGACGACGTACACCCGCGCGTCCCGCGGTCGGTCGCGGTCGCCGACGAGTTCCTGGAGGAACGCCCGGCGCTTGCCCACCCGCGCCGTGAGGACGTCGTCGGTCTCGAC
Proteins encoded:
- a CDS encoding RimK family alpha-L-glutamate ligase, which gives rise to MTSSPCVGVLALHDSKESKAILNAVEALGYETEWLREENTLVRVDGDTLDLEPSVDIVVNRLLLSNTDQPTEELGIARTVAAQCPMLNPPEATATAAHKMATASRLAREGIPVPKTLMALSGATLNAHRREFGSEAVYKTAIGTHGGGAWKVETDDVLTARVGKRRAFLQELVGDRDRPRDARVYVVGDRVVAAMYRYAAGEDWRTNVHLGGEVEDATASLPREALEMACEAASVVGLDYAGVDLIEGDDGWVVLEVNPTAGFRGLYRATGVSPAPHIAALALRRLGVDVDPERVEDLTATLDDSPPTCMPRPDPTTFEEPPIIGLTERVVVSGTAGNETVVGKADSGAARTSIDLTLAAEIGAGPIHTVSTVRSGSAQKSQSRPVVDLVVGIGGTQHTVAANIVDRSHMSHPLLIGRDVLKHYFLDISRRVENPNTHPLDDELLEEE
- a CDS encoding NADPH:quinone reductase — translated: MQAVRFHEYGDESVLRVDEVDRPEATGHDVVVRVAGAGVNPVDTYFREGSYEPFQLPMIPGVDVAGEVVAASEYVDDYEEGDPVVGTGLSMNHFGAYAEYAAVPEDRLAHLPENVDPVAAGGAGVAAVTAWRALVDHAGLQPAESVLVHGGSGGVGHAAVQLAAATGAHVLATAAPEYHARLEALGADAVFDYSSEDLADLVREETGGVDVVLDHRLDDYLQFDAEVAATGARVVGIGENDPEVGFSNDGVARSKDVSYQFMSMFNTPRLADPLERVAYLMGEGDLEIDVARTYDLDEAADAQRDVMEESFLGKLVITP